Proteins from a single region of Pseudorasbora parva isolate DD20220531a chromosome 22, ASM2467924v1, whole genome shotgun sequence:
- the atp5f1b gene encoding ATP synthase subunit beta, mitochondrial, translating to MLGAVGRCCTGALQALKPGVTPLKALNGAPAALFSRRDYAAPAAAAAIASGRIVAVIGAVVDVQFDEGLPPILNALEVAGRDSRLVLEVAQHLGESTVRTIAMDGTEGLVRGQKVLDTGAPIRIPVGPETLGRIMNVIGEPIDERGPISTKQTAPIHAEAPEFTDMSVEQEILVTGIKVVDLLAPYAKGGKIGLFGGAGVGKTVLIMELINNVAKAHGGYSVFAGVGERTREGNDLYHEMIESGVINLKDTTSKVALVYGQMNEPPGARARVALTGLTVAEYFRDQEGQDVLLFIDNIFRFTQAGSEVSALLGRIPSAVGYQPTLATDMGTMQERITTTKKGSITSVQAIYVPADDLTDPAPATTFAHLDATTVLSRAIAELGIYPAVDPLDSTSRIMDPNIVGSEHYDVARGVQKILQDYKSLQDIIAILGMDELSEEDKLTVARARKIQRFLSQPFQVAEVFTGHMGKLVPLKDTIKGFKAILGGEYDALPEQAFYMVGPIEEVVLKAEKLAEEHS from the exons ATGTTGGGAGCTGTGGGACGCTGCTGCACCGGGGCTTTGCAAGCTCTTAAGCCCGGGGTGACCCCCCTGAAGGCTCTAAACGGAGCTCCAGCAGCACTGTTTTCTC GCAGGGATTATGCTGCTCCTGCCGCAGCTGCTGCCATCGCCAGCGGGCGTATCGTCGCGGTCATCGGTGCCGTAGTGGACGTCCAGTTTGACGAGGGTCTGCCCCCCATTCTCAATGCCCTGGAAGTTGCTGGCCGTGACAGCAGGCTAGTCCTGGAGGTGGCTCAGCATCTGG GGGAGAGCACCGTCCGTACCATTGCTATGGATGGTACTGAGGGACTGGTGCGTGGTCAGAAGGTTCTTGACACCGGTGCACCCATCAGAATCCCTGTGGGACCTGAGACGCTTGGCAGGATCATGAATGTCATCGGTGAGCCCATTGATGAAAGAGGACCAATTTCCACAAAACA GACTGCCCCCATCCATGCTGAGGCCCCAGAATTCACAGACATGAGTGTCGAGCAGGAGATTCTGGTCACAGGAATCAAGGTCGTAGACCTGCTGGCCCCCTATGCCAAGGGTGGCAAGATTG GTCTCTTTGGTGGTGCTGGTGTGGGAAAGACTGTATTGATTATGGAGCTGATCAACAATGTGGCCAAAGCTCATGGTGGTTACTCTGTGTTTGCTGGCGTGGGAGAGAGAACCCGTGAAGGAAACGATCTCTACCATGAGATGATTGAGTCTGGTGTCATCAACCTGAAGGACACCACCTCAAAG GTGGCGCTAGTGTACGGACAGATGAACGAGCCCCCAGGTGCCCGTGCCCGTGTGGCTTTGACTGGACTTACGGTTGCTGAGTATTTCCGTGACCAGGAGGGGCAGGATGTGCTGCTCTTCATTGACAACATTTTCCGCTTTACCCAGGCTGGATCAGAG GTATCTGCCCTGCTGGGACGTATCCCCTCTGCTGTGGGTTATCAGCCAACTCTGGCCACTGACATGGGTACCATGCAGGAAAGAATCACCACAACCAAGAAGGGTTCAATCACATCTGTGCAG GCCATCTATGTGCCTGCTGATGACTTGACTGATCCTGCCCCTGCCACCACTTTCGCTCACTTGGACGCCACCACTGTGTTGTCCCGTGCCATTGCTGAGCTGGGCATCTACCCCGCCGTGGACCCACTGGACTCCACCTCCCGTATCATGGACCCCAACATTGTGGGATCTGAGCATTATGATGTAGCCCGTGGTGTCCAGAAGATCCTCCAG GACTACAAGTCCCTGCAGGATATCATTGCTATTCTGGGTATGGATGAGTTGTCTGAGGAGGATAAACTCACAGTTGCCCGTGCACGTAAGATCCAGAGGTTCCTATCCCAGCCCTTCCAAGTCGCTGAGGTCTTCACTGGACACATGGGCAAGCTGGTGCCCCTGAAAGACACCATCAAGGGCTTCAAGGCTATTCTGGGTG GCGAGTATGATGCTTTGCCTGAGCAGGCCTTCTACATGGTGGGCCCCATCGAGGAGGTTGTCCTGAAGGCAGAGAAACTGGCTGAGGAGCATTCGTAA